The following proteins come from a genomic window of Actinomycetota bacterium:
- a CDS encoding 4Fe-4S binding protein, with protein MPVINEEECTGCEVCIDECPNNALELNEDEIAFLARPEDCDGEEECGTCSEVCPMEAISYK; from the coding sequence ATACCTGTAATAAATGAAGAGGAATGTACTGGATGTGAAGTTTGTATTGATGAGTGCCCTAATAATGCACTTGAATTAAACGAAGACGAAATAGCTTTCTTGGCTCGCCCTGAAGACTGTGATGGTGAAGAGGAATGTGGAACTTGCTCAGAAGTATGTCCAATGGAAGCTATTTCATATAAGTAA
- a CDS encoding HIT domain-containing protein — MKHLWAPWRMEYILKEKKEGCIFCEKPKENQDKKNYILYRGKFCFVILNAFPYNNGHLMIAPYDHIKNIEELKSETLIELMSLCQRSITVLKERMNPQGFNIGINMGKFAGAGILEHVHLHIVPRWEGDTNFMPVISETRVIPQYLSETYDLLKPGF, encoded by the coding sequence TTGAAACATCTTTGGGCACCATGGAGAATGGAATATATTTTAAAGGAAAAGAAAGAGGGTTGTATTTTTTGTGAAAAACCCAAGGAAAATCAGGACAAGAAAAACTATATTCTTTACAGAGGAAAATTCTGTTTTGTTATATTAAATGCTTTTCCTTACAACAATGGACATTTAATGATAGCTCCTTATGACCATATTAAAAATATTGAAGAATTAAAGAGTGAGACTTTGATTGAGTTAATGTCACTTTGTCAAAGAAGTATCACAGTTTTAAAGGAAAGGATGAATCCTCAAGGATTTAATATTGGTATCAATATGGGTAAATTTGCAGGAGCAGGTATTTTAGAACATGTTCATTTACATATTGTTCCAAGGTGGGAGGGAGATACAAATTTTATGCCAGTGATTTCAGAAACAAGAGTAATACCTCAGTATCTTTCTGAAACCTATGATCTACTTAAACCTGGCTTTTGA
- a CDS encoding ECF transporter S component, which yields MEKKRRKYYFSTFHLILMAIIAGIGGVINGAFMYTFIQPFKPLFTFLGPISWVPLSGLYVVWPIIARLLIRKRGASTLYGLIQGFVEMLAGNRLGPWAILFAGMEGLLVDIGFELFKDKAKLFGSLLGAALANLVAVEIYFFLFKMTSPYELLVGGIVAIISGIILAGLLGWIIVRALYNTGIIKERNP from the coding sequence ATGGAAAAGAAAAGAAGAAAATATTATTTTTCAACTTTTCATTTAATATTGATGGCCATAATTGCGGGAATTGGTGGAGTAATAAATGGTGCTTTTATGTATACTTTTATCCAGCCTTTTAAACCACTTTTTACCTTCTTAGGACCTATATCCTGGGTTCCACTTTCGGGATTGTATGTTGTATGGCCAATAATTGCCAGGCTTTTGATTAGAAAGAGAGGAGCATCAACTCTTTATGGATTAATACAAGGCTTTGTTGAAATGTTAGCTGGAAATAGATTGGGTCCCTGGGCTATTCTTTTTGCAGGAATGGAAGGTCTTCTTGTAGATATTGGATTTGAATTATTTAAGGATAAAGCTAAACTTTTCGGTTCACTTTTAGGAGCTGCTTTAGCAAATTTAGTAGCTGTTGAAATATATTTTTTCCTATTTAAAATGACATCACCTTATGAACTCCTTGTTGGTGGAATTGTAGCAATCATTAGTGGAATAATACTTGCTGGACTTTTAGGCTGGATCATTGTAAGAGCTCTTTATAACACAGGTATAATCAAAGAGAGGAATCCATAA